Proteins found in one Campylobacter concisus genomic segment:
- a CDS encoding Fe-S-containing protein translates to MSIYFYQVFLALLGFTLFAALNNKDKSLKTLFLPSLFGVVAGVFIFKVVRHALIDDQFKIFIDSVTLVFLLISILWIFLELKIAKIVTFFVLGIGFGFGYSSSSVLFPLFGGELLDTLSVISFFLMIFAMILLVFLFFFISNLKSSISPLIAKILALITLVFLLIDRSSQTALELLRAGALKISSELNSQILSVSAKGIYVSEFGTYFYIFVILLLCITALFFMPKSIDKNKFGSIKYRFTKAIRENISDNAKFAFCSILIALGFSLYYDLYASRPPEISEPVLVEPVGDKFIFDVDMLKDNELHRFAYITDEGKQIRFFLLNRFSDRVSPVIVFDSCMICGDMGYIKRGNDLICISCNVRIFLPSVGKEGGCNPIPMPFIFDGKNIIVDYKTITDGANFFSKVVEKMVLDPVSRKKVSNLESRSYLYYGRTYFFENNETQAKFEANPEKYVETNGTLK, encoded by the coding sequence ATGTCAATTTATTTCTATCAGGTCTTTTTAGCCCTCCTTGGATTTACGCTTTTTGCTGCCTTAAATAACAAGGATAAAAGTTTAAAAACACTTTTTTTACCGTCACTTTTTGGAGTCGTAGCTGGCGTATTTATTTTTAAAGTCGTTCGTCACGCACTTATAGATGATCAGTTTAAAATTTTCATCGATTCAGTGACGCTAGTTTTTCTACTAATTAGCATTTTATGGATATTTCTTGAGCTTAAGATAGCAAAAATTGTAACGTTTTTTGTTTTAGGCATCGGCTTTGGCTTTGGCTATAGTTCAAGCAGTGTGTTATTTCCACTATTTGGTGGTGAGCTACTAGATACGCTTTCTGTCATTAGCTTCTTTCTAATGATATTTGCAATGATTTTGCTCGTATTTTTATTCTTTTTTATTTCGAATTTAAAATCTAGCATTTCTCCATTAATAGCTAAAATTTTAGCCCTTATCACTTTAGTTTTCTTGCTAATCGATAGGAGCTCTCAGACAGCACTTGAGCTTTTGCGTGCCGGGGCTTTAAAAATAAGTAGTGAGTTAAACTCCCAGATTCTATCTGTCAGTGCAAAAGGTATTTACGTATCAGAATTTGGTACTTATTTTTATATCTTTGTGATCTTACTTTTATGCATCACCGCACTTTTCTTTATGCCAAAAAGTATTGATAAAAATAAATTTGGTTCTATCAAATACCGCTTTACAAAAGCCATTAGAGAAAATATTTCTGATAATGCAAAATTTGCATTTTGTAGTATTTTGATAGCACTTGGATTTTCGCTCTATTATGATCTTTACGCATCTCGTCCACCTGAAATTTCAGAGCCAGTGCTAGTTGAGCCAGTGGGAGATAAATTTATATTTGATGTTGATATGTTAAAAGATAATGAACTTCATAGATTTGCTTATATAACAGATGAGGGCAAGCAGATAAGGTTTTTCTTGTTAAATCGCTTTAGCGACCGTGTATCGCCTGTTATCGTCTTTGATTCTTGTATGATTTGCGGCGATATGGGCTATATAAAGAGAGGCAATGACCTTATTTGTATCTCTTGTAATGTTAGAATTTTCTTGCCATCAGTTGGCAAAGAGGGTGGTTGCAATCCGATACCAATGCCATTTATCTTCGATGGCAAAAATATCATAGTTGATTATAAAACTATTACAGATGGAGCAAATTTCTTTAGTAAGGTTGTCGAAAAAATGGTACTTGACCCAGTTAGTCGCAAAAAAGTGAGCAACCTTGAGTCAAGATCATATTTATACTATGGACGCACATATTTCTTTGAAAATAACGAAACTCAGGCGAAATTTGAAGCAAATCCAGAAAAATATGTAGAAACAAATGGAACGTTAAAATGA
- a CDS encoding ABC transporter permease — MKNMQLRMIKSSITGSKVQKTMAFITILLAALLIACMLNITLKIGDQVASELRGYGSNIVVLPRGESLSIEIEGKNFTPLKSQNLLSEADIYKIKEIFWRNNIVAFAPFLEAKVKDEKGIEFAFEGTYFDKNIGLKDEPEFSTGVKSLYGFWGVEGVWPKDESMDEILVGEELSKAKNLKVGDKLSLAGKNGTREVSVVGILKGASDETHKLVGSLKLAGDLSGHAGSYTKAEVSAMTIPENDLSLKARRNLDNLDSAEYDKWYCSAYAGSIAFQIEENLPNVSAKASLQVSDAESNIVKKIQSLMGIVSIIALVVSAIGVTSLMTSEIYRRKKEIGLLKAIGASNFEIYALFASESLVVAFFAGITGAFLGYALSYVMSYIIFSHGIGIAWIVLPISVAFALLISVVGSLMPMRNVINLLPAEVLYDRK, encoded by the coding sequence ATGAAAAATATGCAACTAAGAATGATAAAAAGCTCGATCACGGGCTCAAAGGTGCAAAAGACGATGGCCTTTATCACCATACTACTAGCTGCTCTTTTGATAGCTTGCATGCTAAATATCACGCTAAAAATCGGCGATCAAGTAGCAAGCGAGCTTAGAGGATATGGCTCAAATATCGTTGTTTTGCCACGAGGTGAGAGCTTAAGTATCGAGATCGAGGGTAAAAATTTCACCCCACTAAAATCACAAAATTTACTCTCAGAAGCTGATATTTATAAGATAAAAGAGATCTTTTGGAGAAATAATATCGTTGCTTTTGCGCCGTTTTTAGAAGCAAAAGTTAAAGATGAAAAAGGAATTGAATTTGCCTTTGAAGGAACCTATTTTGATAAAAATATCGGTCTAAAAGATGAGCCAGAATTTAGCACAGGCGTTAAGAGCTTGTATGGATTTTGGGGCGTTGAGGGTGTTTGGCCAAAAGATGAAAGTATGGATGAAATTTTAGTTGGCGAAGAACTTTCTAAGGCTAAAAATTTAAAGGTTGGCGACAAGCTTAGCCTTGCTGGTAAAAACGGTACAAGAGAGGTTAGCGTAGTTGGAATTTTAAAAGGAGCTAGTGACGAGACGCATAAGCTAGTTGGCTCACTAAAGCTTGCTGGCGATCTATCAGGTCACGCTGGATCATATACAAAAGCTGAGGTCTCAGCCATGACGATCCCAGAAAATGACCTATCGCTAAAAGCAAGAAGAAATTTAGACAATCTTGATAGCGCAGAGTACGACAAATGGTACTGCTCAGCCTATGCAGGATCAATCGCATTTCAGATAGAAGAAAATTTACCAAACGTTAGCGCAAAAGCAAGCCTTCAAGTAAGTGATGCAGAGAGCAACATCGTAAAGAAAATCCAAAGCCTAATGGGCATCGTTAGTATCATCGCTCTTGTGGTTTCAGCTATTGGCGTAACGTCGCTAATGACAAGTGAAATTTACCGCCGTAAAAAAGAGATCGGCCTTTTAAAAGCCATAGGTGCTAGTAACTTTGAAATTTACGCCCTTTTTGCTAGCGAGAGCCTTGTGGTAGCCTTTTTTGCAGGCATCACGGGAGCATTTTTAGGATACGCACTAAGCTACGTGATGTCTTACATTATCTTCTCACATGGCATCGGTATAGCTTGGATCGTACTACCAATTAGCGTGGCATTTGCCCTACTTATCTCAGTCGTTGGCTCGCTAATGCCAATGAGAAACGTCATAAATTTACTACCTGCGGAGGTGCTATATGACCGCAAATAG
- a CDS encoding ABC transporter permease, producing MTANSKFFYNTIYKSLKNGSSRVMVIVISILLGACVCAAFVNVYLDIDSKVSRELKTYGANMIFAPKDMATSDDMSEKTYNEMIAKVPKDKLLGESGYLFAQANIGPTNAIVMGTKFSNLKKVKPFLDVRDGTMINVDFDDKNVLIGVDLARQAGFKAGDDIEIRAIGSNESINVKIKGVVASGDKEDALLITSLSLAQKISNKAGKINYAEAVVLGNFDEITSLAKTISNEEIAAKPVAKVSKSEGYILEKIKLLMALVSLVILLITSMCVNTTLSAILLSRSKEIALLRAIGASKKDVLKLFGFETFVTALISALVGAFLGYLLAQILGYAIFDSSIDFRILSIPVAVIISLLFAAIAAFYPIKRALNNKMADTLRGE from the coding sequence ATGACCGCAAATAGCAAATTCTTTTACAATACAATTTATAAAAGTTTAAAAAACGGCTCATCAAGAGTCATGGTCATCGTGATCTCTATCTTGCTTGGAGCATGCGTGTGTGCTGCGTTTGTTAATGTCTATCTAGACATCGACTCTAAAGTCTCACGCGAGCTAAAAACTTATGGTGCAAATATGATCTTTGCTCCAAAAGATATGGCTACAAGCGATGATATGAGTGAAAAAACTTACAATGAGATGATCGCTAAAGTACCAAAAGATAAGCTTCTTGGTGAGAGCGGTTATCTCTTTGCTCAGGCAAATATCGGTCCAACAAATGCTATCGTCATGGGAACAAAATTTAGCAATCTAAAAAAAGTTAAACCATTTTTAGATGTTAGAGATGGAACGATGATAAATGTCGATTTTGACGATAAAAACGTGCTAATAGGCGTCGATCTAGCTCGTCAGGCTGGCTTTAAAGCAGGTGATGATATAGAAATTCGCGCCATTGGCTCAAATGAGAGCATAAATGTAAAGATAAAAGGCGTAGTCGCAAGTGGCGACAAAGAGGATGCGCTTTTGATCACGTCACTATCTTTGGCTCAAAAAATTTCAAATAAAGCTGGCAAAATAAACTATGCTGAAGCTGTTGTGCTTGGTAACTTTGACGAGATAACATCGCTCGCAAAGACTATAAGTAATGAAGAAATAGCTGCAAAACCAGTGGCAAAGGTCTCAAAGTCTGAGGGCTATATTTTGGAGAAAATAAAGCTATTAATGGCACTTGTTAGCCTTGTTATTTTGCTCATTACTTCAATGTGCGTAAACACAACGCTTAGTGCTATCTTGCTCTCTCGCTCAAAGGAGATCGCACTTCTGAGAGCCATAGGTGCAAGCAAAAAGGATGTATTAAAGCTGTTTGGCTTTGAGACATTTGTGACAGCGCTCATCTCAGCATTAGTTGGTGCATTTTTAGGATATTTACTAGCTCAAATTTTAGGTTATGCGATATTTGATTCTAGTATTGATTTTAGAATTTTAAGCATCCCAGTAGCTGTGATAATATCGCTTTTATTTGCAGCGATCGCAGCATTTTATCCGATCAAACGGGCACTTAATAACAAAATGGCAGATACACTAAGAGGAGAATGA
- a CDS encoding ABC transporter ATP-binding protein has translation MQNALELKNICKIFGDVKALDDINFEVKKGEWVSVMGPSGSGKSTLVNILSLMDTPSSGTYMLGGDDASNLNADDTLKFRREKIGLIFQQFHLVPYLSALENVMIAQYYHSSVDEEDAKKALEAVGLSHRLTHRPSQLSGGEQQRLCIARSLINDPEILIADEPTGNLDEANERVILDLFCKLRKDGKTILLVTHNPDLGEYGDKIVYLRHGKLEKIRTIENPKVPNEI, from the coding sequence ATGCAAAATGCACTAGAATTAAAAAATATTTGTAAAATTTTTGGCGATGTTAAAGCACTTGATGATATAAATTTTGAGGTTAAAAAAGGTGAGTGGGTCAGCGTCATGGGACCAAGTGGTAGTGGTAAGAGTACGCTTGTAAATATCCTTTCTCTAATGGATACTCCAAGTAGTGGCACTTATATGCTCGGTGGCGATGATGCGAGCAATCTAAATGCTGATGATACACTTAAATTTAGACGTGAAAAGATCGGTCTTATTTTTCAGCAGTTTCACTTAGTGCCATATCTTAGCGCACTTGAAAATGTAATGATTGCTCAGTACTATCACAGCTCAGTTGATGAAGAGGACGCTAAAAAGGCACTTGAGGCAGTTGGTCTTTCTCACAGGCTAACACACAGACCAAGTCAGCTAAGTGGTGGTGAGCAACAACGTCTTTGTATCGCACGCTCGCTCATAAATGATCCTGAAATTTTAATAGCAGATGAGCCAACTGGTAACCTTGATGAAGCAAATGAAAGAGTTATACTTGATCTATTTTGCAAGCTAAGAAAAGATGGCAAGACGATACTTCTAGTAACTCACAACCCTGATCTTGGCGAGTATGGCGATAAGATCGTATATCTAAGACACGGCAAATTAGAGAAAATTCGCACTATTGAAAACCCAAAGGTGCCAAATGAGATATAA
- a CDS encoding TlpA family protein disulfide reductase, with product MRYKILFLCLVSALVMGCVKQYEKHHITLNDSSGIDTQFFPTEKRLKIGDKPYMLFFFGTDCGVCKAAIPDLNTLEKEYGKEVQFIGVLGPSKGFDKDIELLKEHNITFKTTSDKVSVDYFSKAVGGVMGVPVIYFFDKDGKMRSKFIGLTPKSVLEGAIRSLL from the coding sequence ATGAGATATAAAATTTTATTTTTATGTCTAGTCTCAGCTCTAGTTATGGGCTGCGTCAAGCAGTATGAAAAGCATCATATCACGCTAAATGACTCAAGTGGCATTGATACGCAGTTTTTTCCAACGGAAAAGAGGCTAAAGATAGGCGATAAGCCATATATGCTATTTTTCTTTGGCACTGACTGCGGAGTATGCAAGGCCGCTATACCTGATCTAAATACGCTTGAAAAAGAGTATGGTAAAGAGGTTCAATTTATTGGTGTTTTAGGGCCTAGCAAGGGTTTTGATAAAGATATTGAGCTTTTAAAAGAGCACAACATTACATTTAAAACTACGAGCGACAAGGTTTCAGTTGATTACTTTAGCAAGGCAGTTGGCGGCGTTATGGGCGTGCCAGTTATCTATTTTTTTGATAAAGATGGTAAGATGCGATCAAAATTTATCGGTCTTACACCAAAAAGTGTGCTTGAAGGTGCTATAAGATCGCTCTTATAG
- a CDS encoding tetratricopeptide repeat protein: MAEEEVVVLKPPGEQAEQAPEEAKAEAPEEIVSLESIASEGVLQDESIPEPIPVKKSNKKLFIIAGVVALVLIILIVVLLVVLLKKVKKENIDTASIVKNIENNYQTQNFGASKIDEMINKANQLYERGNKFEALKIYENIAVYNQSLSNYNLGVSQMKQERCDEAIISFNKAITDRENTAVSAINAAVCSLELNNTKNFNYYIGLADSFLQYENNSPLYSYYYALISYYKGNYYEALQALSHPNTADYKNEYAYLSAKILSLLGDDEKAIAKLEGQKAFKADFTLAQLYARLGKYDKARDYLTKASKNTPNIDLIKMTEALIDLKTSDYGDAAAFIKDVYDYNASLPSKIYKIKTMLKPDLFDVSLAQAHFSDDMFFDRTRRYETLFYFAPYKVFDAKQSIEQIRKGGVSVFLDDTSAANDYLSQSAAASKVNAKLSEAIAKALSYRLKEANKEFEELASTYPNHSILQYNLALSYAQLGNFSLAAKHFIASYHQDVNNHLAGIFGAICLDINRNLNPKLIEEIGENLENDKSLKPVNLYASLLSLISGNQSAMIRWLEEPKEPTTLNLAFDIITAKISNNDELMSKKADELMKILPNDIIANILNFISKNKDQNIKEYAKAIQIYFNDKNLDSNAFYHGADIIKKQYIKLLQISGLLTRERDKLRAELKSAPKNTNLIQTLAYVDIFTNDFDESFKLYNEVIDEFKINDAGTLFLASVAATGANKITNAIALLELTKLNDPSAVENRAALGFMYQQIDNIKAALIQYSKIGNVGYNNEFYDFMIDN, translated from the coding sequence GTGGCTGAAGAAGAGGTTGTAGTTTTAAAACCACCTGGCGAGCAAGCAGAGCAAGCGCCTGAAGAGGCAAAAGCCGAGGCACCTGAAGAGATCGTCTCACTTGAGAGTATCGCAAGTGAGGGTGTTCTACAAGATGAGAGCATCCCAGAGCCAATCCCTGTAAAAAAGAGCAATAAAAAGCTCTTTATAATAGCAGGCGTGGTCGCTCTAGTACTTATCATCTTGATAGTGGTTTTGCTAGTTGTCTTGCTAAAGAAAGTCAAAAAAGAGAACATAGATACTGCAAGTATCGTAAAAAATATAGAAAACAACTACCAAACGCAAAATTTTGGCGCTTCAAAGATCGATGAGATGATAAATAAGGCCAATCAGCTCTACGAGCGTGGCAATAAATTTGAAGCGTTAAAAATTTATGAAAACATAGCTGTTTATAACCAGTCTCTCTCAAACTACAACCTCGGCGTTTCGCAGATGAAACAAGAAAGATGTGATGAGGCGATCATATCTTTTAATAAAGCCATAACCGATAGAGAAAACACGGCGGTTAGTGCCATAAACGCTGCTGTTTGCTCACTTGAGCTAAATAACACTAAAAATTTTAACTACTATATAGGACTTGCTGACTCATTTTTGCAGTATGAAAATAACTCGCCACTTTATAGCTATTACTACGCGCTTATAAGCTACTATAAAGGCAACTATTACGAGGCGCTTCAAGCACTTTCTCATCCAAATACCGCAGATTATAAAAACGAATATGCGTATTTAAGTGCAAAAATTTTATCACTTCTTGGAGATGATGAGAAAGCAATAGCTAAGCTTGAAGGGCAAAAGGCATTTAAGGCCGACTTCACGCTAGCACAGCTCTATGCAAGACTTGGCAAATATGACAAGGCAAGGGATTATTTAACAAAAGCTTCTAAAAATACGCCAAATATCGATCTTATCAAGATGACTGAGGCGCTAATTGATCTAAAAACTTCTGACTATGGCGATGCAGCAGCATTTATCAAAGATGTTTACGACTACAATGCTTCTTTGCCAAGCAAAATTTACAAGATAAAAACGATGCTAAAGCCTGATCTTTTTGATGTCAGCCTAGCTCAGGCACACTTTAGCGACGATATGTTTTTTGATAGAACAAGGCGCTATGAGACCCTTTTTTACTTCGCACCTTACAAGGTCTTTGATGCAAAACAGAGTATCGAGCAGATAAGAAAAGGCGGTGTTAGCGTCTTTTTAGACGATACTTCAGCAGCAAACGACTATCTTAGCCAAAGTGCGGCTGCTTCAAAAGTAAATGCAAAACTTAGCGAAGCTATTGCAAAAGCACTAAGCTACCGCTTAAAAGAAGCAAATAAAGAGTTTGAAGAGCTAGCCAGCACTTATCCAAATCACTCTATCTTACAATACAACCTCGCCCTAAGTTATGCTCAGCTTGGAAATTTTAGCCTTGCAGCAAAGCACTTCATAGCAAGCTATCACCAAGATGTAAATAACCATCTTGCAGGTATTTTTGGGGCGATTTGTCTAGATATAAATAGAAATTTAAACCCAAAACTCATTGAAGAGATCGGCGAAAATTTAGAAAACGACAAGAGTTTAAAGCCTGTAAATTTATATGCCTCGCTTCTAAGCCTGATTAGCGGCAACCAAAGTGCGATGATAAGGTGGCTTGAAGAGCCAAAAGAGCCTACGACGCTAAATTTAGCCTTTGATATCATCACCGCTAAAATTTCAAACAACGATGAGCTAATGTCAAAAAAAGCTGATGAGCTCATGAAAATCTTACCAAACGATATCATCGCAAATATCTTAAATTTCATCTCTAAAAACAAAGATCAAAACATCAAAGAGTACGCAAAAGCGATACAAATTTACTTTAACGATAAAAATCTCGACTCGAATGCCTTTTATCACGGCGCTGATATCATCAAAAAGCAGTACATCAAGCTACTTCAGATCTCAGGCTTGCTAACAAGGGAGCGCGACAAACTAAGAGCGGAGCTAAAGAGTGCGCCAAAGAATACAAATTTGATCCAGACTTTGGCATATGTGGATATCTTTACAAACGACTTTGACGAGAGTTTTAAGCTTTATAATGAGGTTATAGATGAGTTTAAGATAAATGACGCTGGAACGCTCTTTTTGGCCTCTGTGGCAGCCACTGGAGCAAACAAAATAACAAATGCGATCGCACTTTTGGAGCTAACAAAGCTAAATGATCCAAGCGCTGTTGAAAACAGAGCTGCTCTTGGCTTTATGTATCAGCAAATTGATAACATAAAAGCAGCTCTTATACAATACAGCAAGATAGGAAACGTCGGATATAACAACGAATTTTATGATTTTATGATAGATAACTAA
- the serS gene encoding serine--tRNA ligase, translating into MINLKLLETNYDEFVKKLEGKNVKAGLLDELLQTFNELKQKRKALENFQAIQNAKSKELGIKARAGEDVSELKNELNLNKAALADADEIVKQYEEKLEQISFNVPNITDDDVPFGKDEDDNVCIKTVLEPTKFSFTPKEHWELGESLGWLDFERGAKLSGSRFTVLRGMGARLSRALVNYMIDFNSSRGFELVNVPYLVSSNTLFGTGQLPKFEEDLYKVRDEDLYLIPTSEVPVTNLYNDTIIEAEQLPIKMTCYSACFRQEAGSAGRDTRGMIRQHQFEKVELVSITKPDQSEDVLNEMVSCASDLLTSLGLPHRHMLLCSGDLGFSAAKTIDLEVWLPGQGKYREISSISNTRDFQARRAKIRFKDGKKNMLVNTLNGSSLAVGRTLIAIMENYQKVDGTIEIPEVLKRYM; encoded by the coding sequence ATGATAAATTTAAAACTACTCGAGACAAATTACGATGAATTTGTAAAAAAACTTGAGGGCAAAAATGTAAAAGCTGGGCTACTTGACGAGCTTTTACAAACTTTTAACGAGCTAAAGCAAAAGAGAAAAGCACTTGAAAATTTCCAAGCGATCCAAAACGCAAAGAGTAAAGAGCTTGGCATAAAGGCAAGAGCCGGTGAAGACGTAAGTGAGCTTAAAAATGAGCTAAATTTAAACAAAGCCGCACTTGCTGATGCTGATGAGATCGTTAAACAATATGAAGAAAAGCTTGAGCAAATTTCATTTAACGTGCCAAATATCACCGATGATGACGTGCCATTTGGCAAGGACGAGGACGATAATGTCTGCATAAAAACGGTGCTTGAGCCAACTAAATTTAGCTTTACACCAAAAGAGCACTGGGAGTTAGGTGAGAGTCTTGGCTGGCTTGACTTTGAAAGGGGCGCAAAGCTTTCAGGATCTCGCTTTACCGTGCTTCGTGGCATGGGAGCAAGACTTAGTAGAGCGCTTGTTAATTACATGATCGACTTTAATAGCTCACGTGGCTTTGAGCTTGTAAATGTCCCTTATCTAGTAAGCTCAAACACACTTTTTGGCACTGGTCAGCTGCCTAAATTTGAAGAGGATCTTTACAAAGTACGCGACGAGGATCTCTACCTCATCCCAACTAGCGAAGTGCCTGTGACAAATTTATACAATGACACGATCATTGAAGCTGAGCAGCTTCCTATAAAGATGACTTGCTACTCAGCATGCTTCCGCCAAGAGGCAGGCTCAGCAGGACGTGACACTAGAGGTATGATCCGCCAGCACCAGTTTGAAAAGGTCGAGCTGGTAAGCATCACAAAGCCTGATCAAAGCGAAGATGTGCTAAATGAGATGGTATCGTGCGCAAGCGATCTACTAACTAGCCTTGGACTTCCTCACCGCCATATGCTTCTTTGCAGTGGCGATCTTGGCTTTAGCGCGGCAAAGACGATAGACCTTGAGGTTTGGTTACCTGGTCAAGGTAAATATAGAGAGATTAGCTCTATTTCCAATACTCGTGATTTTCAAGCAAGGCGTGCAAAAATTCGCTTTAAAGATGGCAAGAAAAATATGCTTGTAAATACGCTAAATGGCTCGAGTCTAGCTGTTGGTAGGACTCTTATTGCTATCATGGAAAACTACCAAAAAGTAGATGGCACTATCGAAATTCCAGAAGTTCTTAAAAGGTATATGTAG
- the trpS gene encoding tryptophan--tRNA ligase, translating into MRVLTGLQPSGKLHLGNYFASIKQMVDMQEQNEMFMFIANYHAMTSLSEAKALKQNTFEAACAFLALGIDPNKSIFWVQSDVKDVLELYWVLSQHTPMGLLERAHSYKDKVAKGLSSHHGLFSYPVLMAADILLYNAQVVPVGKDQIQHVEIARDIAIKFNNEHGEIFTLPEAKIDENVATVPGTNGEKMSKSYGNTIDIFADAKTLKKQISSIVTDGTPLEEPKQWQNCNVYNIAKLFLDESGQKELQARYERGGEGHGHFKAYLNDLIWDYFKDAREKFEHYQNNPDEVSGILEIGAKKASNVAQTTIKKVREAVGIY; encoded by the coding sequence ATGAGAGTATTAACCGGCCTCCAACCCTCCGGCAAACTACACCTTGGCAACTATTTTGCCTCGATAAAGCAGATGGTTGATATGCAAGAGCAAAACGAGATGTTTATGTTTATAGCAAACTACCACGCGATGACAAGCCTTAGCGAGGCCAAAGCCCTAAAACAAAACACTTTTGAGGCTGCGTGTGCGTTTTTAGCACTTGGGATCGATCCAAATAAAAGCATATTTTGGGTGCAAAGTGACGTTAAAGACGTGCTTGAGCTTTACTGGGTGCTAAGCCAGCATACGCCTATGGGGCTTCTTGAACGCGCGCACAGCTATAAAGATAAAGTCGCAAAAGGTCTTAGTTCGCACCACGGACTCTTTAGCTATCCAGTTTTGATGGCAGCTGACATTTTGCTTTATAATGCGCAGGTCGTACCTGTGGGCAAAGACCAGATCCAGCACGTAGAGATCGCGCGTGATATCGCGATAAAATTTAACAACGAGCATGGAGAAATTTTTACATTGCCTGAGGCAAAGATCGATGAAAATGTCGCCACTGTACCTGGCACAAACGGCGAAAAGATGAGCAAAAGCTACGGCAACACGATCGATATTTTCGCAGACGCCAAGACGCTTAAAAAGCAAATTTCTAGCATCGTGACAGACGGCACACCGCTTGAAGAGCCAAAACAGTGGCAAAACTGCAACGTCTATAATATCGCCAAACTTTTCTTAGACGAGAGTGGGCAAAAAGAGCTTCAAGCTAGATATGAGCGTGGTGGCGAGGGTCATGGGCACTTTAAAGCTTATCTAAATGATCTTATTTGGGACTATTTTAAAGATGCGAGAGAGAAATTTGAGCATTATCAAAATAATCCTGACGAAGTGTCTGGAATTTTAGAAATAGGAGCCAAAAAGGCAAGTAATGTTGCTCAAACAACAATAAAAAAAGTTCGTGAAGCAGTCGGAATTTATTAA
- a CDS encoding shikimate kinase: MKTKNNNIVLIGFMGVGKGTTARALSKALKTMNLDCDDLLESSQNMKIKAIFDEFGEEHFRQLEKDLAKFLATNVKNAIISTGGGFAKVKNLKKIGTVIYLKASFNAIMQRLKNSKNSEKKLAKRPLLSDLKRAEALHLEREELYEKKADYIVEVEGKTPKQIVKEIRMLLKI; encoded by the coding sequence ATGAAAACAAAGAACAATAATATCGTTTTGATAGGGTTTATGGGCGTTGGCAAGGGCACGACTGCAAGGGCGCTAAGCAAGGCACTAAAGACGATGAATCTTGACTGCGACGACCTGCTAGAGAGCTCACAAAATATGAAGATAAAAGCTATCTTTGATGAATTTGGAGAAGAGCATTTTAGACAGCTTGAAAAAGACCTTGCCAAATTTCTAGCCACAAATGTCAAAAATGCAATCATCTCGACAGGTGGAGGCTTTGCCAAGGTTAAAAATTTAAAGAAAATTGGCACCGTGATCTATCTAAAAGCTAGTTTTAATGCGATCATGCAAAGACTAAAAAATAGCAAAAATAGCGAGAAAAAGCTCGCCAAACGTCCGCTTTTAAGTGATCTAAAAAGAGCTGAGGCATTGCATCTGGAGCGCGAGGAGCTTTATGAGAAAAAGGCTGATTACATCGTTGAAGTCGAGGGTAAAACTCCAAAGCAGATCGTAAAAGAAATAAGGATGCTTTTAAAAATTTAG